From the Lathyrus oleraceus cultivar Zhongwan6 chromosome 4, CAAS_Psat_ZW6_1.0, whole genome shotgun sequence genome, one window contains:
- the LOC127138463 gene encoding uncharacterized protein LOC127138463 isoform X2, with protein MSESDVTAMKETLRAQQQLLQKLYAELDEEREASSTAASEAMDMILRLQGEKAAVKMEASHYKRMSEEKIGHAEATLEVFEELMYQKEMEIASLEFQVMAYKHKLLMLGADFNASEFEFPEDLLLNQNGQSGSSSTIRRLSSLPPIPSKNTLRANRKRDRSPTPLPVSDMIHNTGDGNDQEVISPKMDLPTRKPMDFTFGTLDSYWNQIQKLDEKVNGISDCKESGVEKYSNLRSSRGRSCSIFSQASNKITFDKTYRVPFTTNADKENHVEGTHDAESVASPSYSVNVHDVFEVPQTNEKHEEIEHGKRRLEKWISEVDCRLIKPDPVSEEIIESHVKHDMEKLKSVMLSARHEMKKSNHKDTKNVVDSNAEAEFQKLHQRIDRLEKERISTRQEEIKRDSYGEEHLRLLKDIQSQLNSIQLEMRNCNKTKKAPPKRDDDVSFGPLLPEAMLYFWM; from the exons ATGTCTGAGAGTGATGTAACGGCGATGAAGGAGACGCTTCGCGCGCAGCAGCAGCTTCTGCAGAAGCTGTACGCGGAATTGGATGAGGAAAGAGAAGCGTCGTCGACTGCGGCTAGTGAAGCGATGGACATGATACTGCGTCTGCAAGGGGAAAAGGCTGCGGTGAAGATGGAGGCGAGTCATTATAAGAGAATGTCGGAGGAGAAGATAGGTCACGCGGAGGCGACTTTAGAGGTTTTCGAAGAGCTTATGTATCAGAAGGAAATGGAAATTGCTTCGCTCGAGTTTCAAGTTATGGCTTATAAGCATAAACTTCTAATGCTCGGTGCTGATTTTAATGCGAGTGAGTTTGAATTTCCGGAGGATCTTCTATTGAATCAAAATGGTCAAAGTGGTAGTAGTAGTACTATAAGAAGGCTCAGTTCCTTGCCGCCGATTCCGTCTAAGAATACTTTGCGAGCTAACCGGAAGAGAGATCGATCGCCAACTCCACTTCCAGTTTCAGATATGATTCATAATACAGGTGATGGCAATGACCAAGAAGTCATTTCACCGAAAATGGATTTGCCGACGAGAAAACCCATGGACTTCACATTCGGAACACTTGATTCATATTGGAACCAGATCCAAAAGTTAGATGAAAAAGTGAATGGGATATCGGATTGTAAAGAATCGGGAGTTGAAAAATATTCAAACCTGAGGAGTAGTAGAGGGAGATCGTGTTCGATATTTTCACAAGCTAGCAATAAGATAACGTTTGACAAAACGTATAGAGTACCGTTTACTACTAATGCAGATAAAGAAAATCACGTCGAAGGAACACATGATGCAGAATCGGTTGCTAGTCCTTCTTATTCGGTTAACGTGCACGATGTATTCGAAGTTCCGCAAACAAATGAAAAGCATGAAGAGATTGAACATGGGAAAAGAAGGCTTGAGAAATGGATTTCAGAAGTAGATTGCAGATTGATAAAACCAGACCCTGTGTCCGAGGAAATCATAGAATCGCATGTTAAGCACGACATGGAGAAGCTAAAGAGTGTGATGCTTAGCGCGCGTCATGAAATGAAAAAATCAAATCATAAAGATACGAAGAATGTTGTCGACTCCAACGCTGAAGCTGAGTTTCAAAAGTTGCATCAGAGAATCGATAGGCTCGAGAAGGAGAGAATTAGTACAAGGCAAGAAGAGATTAAGCGTGACAGCTATGGAGAAGAGCATTTGCGATTGTTGAAGGATATTCAGAGTCAACTCAATTCAATACAGTTAGAGATGAGAAACTGTAACAAAACCAAAAAAGCCCCGCCGAAGAGGGACGACGATGTTTCTTTTGGACCTCTTCTTCCCGAG GCAATGCTGTACTTTTGGATGTGA
- the LOC127138462 gene encoding putative leucine-rich repeat receptor-like serine/threonine-protein kinase At2g24130 — MMCSFKLTMFLFFFLVIVHTHSRVLVEEHIDIGLVNDKNSLVSFMSCIIFDPENALTSWKSNVDHVCDWSGVKCNNASNNRRIIELDLSGRSLTGTISPSLANLSSLQILDLSRNHLTGHIPRELGYLVHLQELSLSWNFLQGNIPLEFGSLHNMYYLDLGSNQLEGEIPPSLLCNGTSLSYIDLSNNSLVGEIPLNNNKCVLKELKFLLLWSNKLVGQVPLALSNSTKLKWLDLESNMLSGELPSKIICNFPHLQFLYLSYNNFVTHDGNTNLEPFFASLMNSSNFQELELAGNGLGGKLPRIIGSLPSGVQHLHLQENLIHGSIPPHISNLVNLTFLKLSSNRINGTIPRSLCKVVRLERIYLSNNYLSGEIPSTLGDIKHLGLLDLSKNRLSGSIPDSFSKLPQLRRLLLYDNKLSGTIPPSLGKCANLEILDLSHNRITGMIPSEVAALSSLKLYLNLSNNELQGPLPLELTKMDMVLAIDVSMNNLSGSIPPQFENCVALEYLNLSGNSLEGPLPNSLGQLSYIQSLDVSSNQLNGTIPESLQFCSYLKTLNFSFNKFSGNVSNKGAFSSLTVDSFLGNNNLCGPFKGMKQCHRKNSYHLVLLLVPMLLFGTPMICMCRNSMIIKAKVRKQQRAVSDGCDMEDEEDDETKDLRYPRISYRQLREATGGFTGSSLIGSGRFGRVYKGVLLDNTRVAVKVLDTTTKTTKDGEISRSFRCECKILKKIRHRNLIRIIKICSKKEFKAIVLPLMPNGSLERNLYDRNNELIKKLSVIQMVKICSDVAEGMCYLHHYSPVKVVHCDLKPSNILLDDDFTALVSDFGISRVLKGDDGDNSTCNSISFSSTHGLLCGSVGYIAPEYGMGKHASTEGDVYSYGVILLEIVTSRRPTDVLVHEGSSLHDWVKRQYTQPHKLESIIEQALQRFSLSCASRHDNKIWVDVMLELIELGLLCTQQNPSTRPTMLDVAYETGRLKDHLTNSFARENNLIL; from the exons ATGATGTGTTCTTTTAAGCTTACAATGTTTCTGTTCTTTTTCCTTGTCATTGTTCATACTCATTCTAGAGTTCTTGTGGAGGAACATATTGATATTGGCCTTGTGAATGATAAAAACTCACTTGTTTCATTCATGTCATGCATTATTTTCGACCCCGAAAACGCGCTAACGAGTTGGAAATCGAATGTTGATCATGTTTGCGATTGGTCTGGTGTAAAATGCAACAATGCGAGTAATAATAGAAGGATCATAGAGCTTGATCTAAGTGGAAGATCATTAACAGGAACTATATCCCCTTCTCTTGCTAACCTCTCTTCATTGCAAATTCTCGACCTTTCTCGAAATCATTTGACGGGTCACATTCCAAGAGAATTAGGCTATTTAGTTCATCTTCAAGAACTTAGTCTATCTTGGAATTTTCTTCAAGGGAACATTCCTTTAGAATTTGGTTCATTGCACAACATGTATTACCTTGACTTGGGAAGCAATCAACTTGAGGGAGAGATTCCTCCATCACTTTTATGTAATGGAACTTCATTGAGTTATATAGATCTCTCTAATAATTCATTAGTGGGAGAGATTCCATTAAACAATAATAAGTGTGTGCTTAAAGAGCTTAAGTTTCTATTACTTTGGTCTAACAAACTTGTAGGACAAGTTCCTTTGGCTCTTTCAAACTCTACCAAGCTTAAATGGCTTGATTTGGAGTCAAACATGTTGAGTGGTGAACTTCCATCTAAGATTATATGTAATTTTCCACATTTGCAATTCCTCTACTTATCATATAACAATTTTGTTACCCATGATGGTAACACTAACCTTGAACCTTTCTTTGCTTCCTTGATGAACTCGTCGAACTTTCAAGAACTTGAATTGGCCGGAAACGGTCTCGGCGGGAAGCTTCCTCGTATTATAGGTAGTCTTCCTTCCGGTGTGCAACATCTTCACCTACAAGAGAATCTCATACATGGCTCTATACCACCTCACATTTCGAACCTCGTCAATTTAACTTTCTTGAAGTTGTCTAGTAACCGAATTAACGGAACAATCCCTCGAAGCCTATGCAAGGTTGTTAGGCTAGAGAGAATTTACCTGTCGAACAATTATCTATCTGGTGAAATTCCTTCAACTCTCGGCGATATCAAGCATCTTGGACTACTTGATTTGTCGAAAAACAGGCTTTCTGGTTCGATACCGGATAGTTTTTCCAAACTCCCTCAGTTAAGAAGGCTTTTACTTTACGACAACAAACTTTCCGGAACAATTCCTCCGAGTCTAGGAAAATGTGCGAATTTGGAGATTCTAGACCTGTCTCATAACAGAATCACAGGGATGATTCCTTCAGAAGTTGCAGCATTGAGTAGCTTGAAACTATACTTGAATTTATCGAACAACGAGTTACAAGGTCCTTTACCATTAGAACTAACCAAAATGGATATGGTTCTAGCCATTGATGTATCCATGAATAATCTCTCTGGAAGTATTCCACCACAGTTCGAAAATTGCGTAGCATTAGAATATCTTAATCTTTCTGGTAATTCCTTAGAGGGTCCTCTCCCTAATTCTTTAGGACAATTGTCTTATATTCAATCACTTGATGTATCTTCAAACCAATTGAATGGAACAATACCAGAGTCTCTTCAGTTTTGTTCCTATCTCAAAACACTTAACTTCTCTTTCAACAAATTCTCAGGAAATGTCTCAAACAAAGGAGCATTTTCGTCTTTAACCGTAGACTCTTTTCTAGGAAACAATAATCTCTGTGGTCCATTTAAAGGCATGAAACAATGTCATAGGAAAAACAGTTATCATTTGGTGCTTTTGTTAGTTCCTATGTTACTATTTGGCACACCTATGATATGCATGTGTAGAAACTCCATGATAATCAAGGCAAAAGTGAGAAAACAACAGCGAGCCGTTAGTGACGGATGTGACATGgaggatgaagaagatgatgaaacaAAAGATCTCAGGTATCCGAGAATTTCTTATAGACAACTTCGAGAAGCTACCGGAGGGTTCACTGGTTCAAGCCTCATCGGTTCAGGCCGGTTCGGACGGGTTTACAAAGGTGTACTCTTAGATAATACAAGAGTAGCCGTTAAGGTATTAGatacaacaacaaaaacaacaaaagaCGGTGAGATATCACGGAGCTTTAGATGCGAATGCAAGATCCTTAAAAAGATAAGGCACAGAAATTTAATAAGGATCATTAAAATTTGCAGCAAGAAGGAATTTAAGGCTATTGTTCTTCCATTGATGCCAAATGGTAGTCTCGAGAGGAACTTATACGATCGAAACAATGAATTAATCAAGAAGTTGAGTGTGATTCAAATGGTTAAGATTTGCAGTGATGTAGCTGAGGGAATGTGTTATCTGCATCATTACTCTCCTGTGAAAGTAGTGCATTGTGATCTTAAGCCTAGTAATATACTACTTGATGATGATTTCACAGCTTTGGTTTCAGATTTTGGAATTTCGAGGGTTCTAAAAGGCGACGATGGCGATAACTCGACATGTAACTCAATATCTTTTAGTTCAACACATGGCTTGTTATGTGGCTCTGTTGGCTATATAGCTCCTG AATATGGAATGGGAAAACATGCTTCAACTGAGGGTGATGTTTACAGTTACGGAGTAATTCTGTTAGAAATAGTGACCAGTAGACGTCCTACCGACGTCCTCGTCCACGAAGGCTCTAGCTTGCATGATTGGGTTAAGAGACAATACACACAGCCACACAAACTTGAAAGCATTATTGAACAAGCACTTCAAAGATTCTCTCTTTCTTGCGCGTCAAGGCACGACAACAAAATTTGGGTAGATGTTATGTTGGAACTCATTGAGCTAGGACTACTCTGCACGCAACAGAACCCTTCAACAAGACCGACGATGCTAGATGTAGCATACGAGACGGGGAGGTTGAAGGATCACCTCACTAATTCTTTCGCAAGAGAAAATAATTTAATTCTTTAA
- the LOC127138463 gene encoding uncharacterized protein LOC127138463 isoform X1: MCSGISDYIVCSSERWGKEETIMSESDVTAMKETLRAQQQLLQKLYAELDEEREASSTAASEAMDMILRLQGEKAAVKMEASHYKRMSEEKIGHAEATLEVFEELMYQKEMEIASLEFQVMAYKHKLLMLGADFNASEFEFPEDLLLNQNGQSGSSSTIRRLSSLPPIPSKNTLRANRKRDRSPTPLPVSDMIHNTGDGNDQEVISPKMDLPTRKPMDFTFGTLDSYWNQIQKLDEKVNGISDCKESGVEKYSNLRSSRGRSCSIFSQASNKITFDKTYRVPFTTNADKENHVEGTHDAESVASPSYSVNVHDVFEVPQTNEKHEEIEHGKRRLEKWISEVDCRLIKPDPVSEEIIESHVKHDMEKLKSVMLSARHEMKKSNHKDTKNVVDSNAEAEFQKLHQRIDRLEKERISTRQEEIKRDSYGEEHLRLLKDIQSQLNSIQLEMRNCNKTKKAPPKRDDDVSFGPLLPEAMLYFWM; encoded by the exons ATGTGTTCAGGAATAAGTGATTATATTGTGTGTTCAAGTGAAAGGTGGGGGAAAGAAGAAACGATTATGTCTGAGAGTGATGTAACGGCGATGAAGGAGACGCTTCGCGCGCAGCAGCAGCTTCTGCAGAAGCTGTACGCGGAATTGGATGAGGAAAGAGAAGCGTCGTCGACTGCGGCTAGTGAAGCGATGGACATGATACTGCGTCTGCAAGGGGAAAAGGCTGCGGTGAAGATGGAGGCGAGTCATTATAAGAGAATGTCGGAGGAGAAGATAGGTCACGCGGAGGCGACTTTAGAGGTTTTCGAAGAGCTTATGTATCAGAAGGAAATGGAAATTGCTTCGCTCGAGTTTCAAGTTATGGCTTATAAGCATAAACTTCTAATGCTCGGTGCTGATTTTAATGCGAGTGAGTTTGAATTTCCGGAGGATCTTCTATTGAATCAAAATGGTCAAAGTGGTAGTAGTAGTACTATAAGAAGGCTCAGTTCCTTGCCGCCGATTCCGTCTAAGAATACTTTGCGAGCTAACCGGAAGAGAGATCGATCGCCAACTCCACTTCCAGTTTCAGATATGATTCATAATACAGGTGATGGCAATGACCAAGAAGTCATTTCACCGAAAATGGATTTGCCGACGAGAAAACCCATGGACTTCACATTCGGAACACTTGATTCATATTGGAACCAGATCCAAAAGTTAGATGAAAAAGTGAATGGGATATCGGATTGTAAAGAATCGGGAGTTGAAAAATATTCAAACCTGAGGAGTAGTAGAGGGAGATCGTGTTCGATATTTTCACAAGCTAGCAATAAGATAACGTTTGACAAAACGTATAGAGTACCGTTTACTACTAATGCAGATAAAGAAAATCACGTCGAAGGAACACATGATGCAGAATCGGTTGCTAGTCCTTCTTATTCGGTTAACGTGCACGATGTATTCGAAGTTCCGCAAACAAATGAAAAGCATGAAGAGATTGAACATGGGAAAAGAAGGCTTGAGAAATGGATTTCAGAAGTAGATTGCAGATTGATAAAACCAGACCCTGTGTCCGAGGAAATCATAGAATCGCATGTTAAGCACGACATGGAGAAGCTAAAGAGTGTGATGCTTAGCGCGCGTCATGAAATGAAAAAATCAAATCATAAAGATACGAAGAATGTTGTCGACTCCAACGCTGAAGCTGAGTTTCAAAAGTTGCATCAGAGAATCGATAGGCTCGAGAAGGAGAGAATTAGTACAAGGCAAGAAGAGATTAAGCGTGACAGCTATGGAGAAGAGCATTTGCGATTGTTGAAGGATATTCAGAGTCAACTCAATTCAATACAGTTAGAGATGAGAAACTGTAACAAAACCAAAAAAGCCCCGCCGAAGAGGGACGACGATGTTTCTTTTGGACCTCTTCTTCCCGAG GCAATGCTGTACTTTTGGATGTGA